DNA from Candidatus Cloacimonadota bacterium:
TCCTCAAGGCGCCTCAGCGGTGCGTGTGGATTGGGAAAGCTAGCGCGGATCTCCTCCGCCGCGACTTCACCCTGAGAGACGATGAAAGCATAAATCGCTTGCTGCGTCGCCCCGCGCAACACGGCCTCCTGCCCGGTTGCGCGATAGTGCACGTGCTGGATGGCAGCCGGCGCCTTCTGCTGGGTCAGACCCGCCGGCAGAGCTGTCTTTATGGTAAGCCCCAAAGGGTAGGCATAATAGGCACTAACCCGCTGTAGAAACGTAACGCTGGCACTATCAAGCGCTGCAACGTCCTCATCCAGGCACGCGCTGATGGGTTTAAGTTCCCATTGTTCGTCACCTGAAGGACGCAATCTAACCACAACCCCGATGGCACTACGCCGCCCTAACGGCACCCGCACCCGCATCCCAGGGCGGAGAAGTTTCTCCATCGGTGCGGGGACAACATAGCTCAGCGGCCGCGGCAACGGCGCAAACACAGCGACATCAGCGCATAGCTGCGGCAAAGCTGGGTCTATTGCCTGCTGCGCAGGGCTACGCTGGTGGGTCACAGTCTAATTTCTCCCTGTTTAAAGTGGCGCTGCGTCAGACGTACAACTAAGCCGGAGAGCCCCACCAGGCCTATCAAGTTGGGGATCGCCATGGCGCCATTCATGGTGTCGGAGATATCCCATACAAAGTCTATTTTTTGCAACGCGCCCCAAGTGATCACCAAACAAAATAGACAGCGATACGGGGCCCGCGCCTTCATCCCGAACACGTATTCGATACATTGTTCGCCATAGTAGGCCCAGCCCAGCATGGTGGAATAGGCAAACATCACCAGCGCCAGGGAAACAAACGCCGCGCCAAAACCTGGGATGGCGGTTTCAAACGCCAATGCAGTCAAGGCGCTGGAGCTTTCGCCTCCATCCCAAACACCTGAAGTGAGGATAACCAGAGCGGTGAGACTGCACACAATGATGGTATCGAAGAACACTCCGGTCATGGCTACTAGCCCTTGGCGCACAGGGCTGCTGGTGCGGGCAGCCGCATGGGCGATAGGAGCGCTGCCGAGACCGGCTTCGTTTGAAAACACCCCACGCGCGACACCGAAACGAATAGCCATAGCCACGCTGGCCCCAGCAAAGCCGCCGCTGCCCGCTGCGGGGGTAAAAGCATGGGAAAAAATCAGACCGAACGCGGTGGGCACTGCCGCAATGTTGATAACCAGAGCCACCAGCGCCGCTACTACATATATCAGCGCCATAAACGGAACGAGCTTTTCAGTCACCCGCCCGATGC
Protein-coding regions in this window:
- a CDS encoding sodium:alanine symporter family protein; the protein is MTELQELVGYINGFVWGPVMLTFLVGTGVLLTLRLRGIQLHRLPMGLRLVFSGRKASGAEGDISSFQALTTAMAATIGTGNIAGVATALYLGGPGAIFWMWVCAVFGMATKYAEAVLAVHFRQHLPDGTMQGGPMRYLSEGLGLPWLGMLFALMGSIAAFGIGSMVQSNSVAVALEATFAVPPLFSGVALGLLSALVIIGGIRRIGRVTEKLVPFMALIYVVAALVALVINIAAVPTAFGLIFSHAFTPAAGSGGFAGASVAMAIRFGVARGVFSNEAGLGSAPIAHAAARTSSPVRQGLVAMTGVFFDTIIVCSLTALVILTSGVWDGGESSSALTALAFETAIPGFGAAFVSLALVMFAYSTMLGWAYYGEQCIEYVFGMKARAPYRCLFCLVITWGALQKIDFVWDISDTMNGAMAIPNLIGLVGLSGLVVRLTQRHFKQGEIRL